The Acidobacteriota bacterium genome contains the following window.
CTTCCTGCAGCTCAGCATACGATCAGCGAACTGCTTGATTTTGTCGAGGACGAGCTTTACGAAGTAGAATGCAATCACAGCCTGCAATATTCGATGCGGTACATGATGGAAAACCGGCTCGATTTTGGCAAGATCACATCATGGCTGAACGATAACGGCGGCTATTGCGACTGCAAGGTGCTCGCTGAGATCGCTCCGATCTGGCGGGCGAAATTTGGAGACGACTAAACACGAATATGAAGGTCATCACACTTTTATTCACGCTCATCGCCTTTTCAACCATCGCGTTCGGCCAGAAGGGGTCGACGATGGCGATCAAGGTTTATTTTCATAACGAAAAGCTGAACCCCGAAATGATGGATTGCACAAAGGCGTTTCCGACCACGCGAACGATCCCGAAAACGACCACCCCGGCACGAGCCGCTTTGGATGAACTATTCAAGGGCGTGACTGACGAAGAAAAATCTAAAGGCTTCTGGTCATTCGACCGGGAATCAACGACGGGAATTGTTAAGAGCCTAAACGTTAAAAACAAAGCCGCTTATCTCAATTTCACGAAACGAGCCTTCGAAACTCTTGGCAATGCAACAACCAGTTGCGGGGCGGGTTTTTTCCCAATGGTCGAGAAAACGCTGACCCAATTCCCAAGCATCAAAAAGGTTTACTACGCCGTCGAAGGCAACACGAACGATTTTTACGAGTGGATGCAAGTCGGCGAGTGTCCGTATGGGAAGCACTGTGCGAAGAGCAACTTCAAGTAGCCAGCCGCGATCTATTTCAAATAGGTTTTCAAATATCTACCCGTAAAGGAATCATCGACCTTTGCGACCGCTTCCGGCGTGCCGGTTGCTAAAATGCGGCCGCCGCCGAAGCCGCCTTCGGGGCCGAGGTCGATGATGTGGTCGGCGGTTTTTATGACGTCCATGTTGTGCTCGATGACGAGGATGCTGCCGCCGTTGTCGATGAGGGCACGAAACGCGGACAAGAGTTTGTTGATGTCTTCAAAATGTAGTCCCGTTGTTGGTTCGTCAAAGATGAAGAGCGTTTCCGATGTCGTCTTCTGAGCCAGATGCGATGCAAGTTTCACACGCTGAGCCTCGCCGCCTGAGAGAGTTGTTGCCGATTGTCCTAGCCGCAGATATCCCAACCCGACCGAATCCAAGACCTTCAGTTTCGAAGTCAATTTCGGCACGTCCTTAAAGAAGACGATCGCCTCGCGGATCGTTAACTGAAGGGCCTCGTGGATGTTTTTGCCTTTGTATTTGATGTCTAGAACTTCCTGCTTGAACCGCATTCCGCGGCAGTCTTCGCAGGTCAGTTCGACATCGGCGAGGAACTGCATCTCGATGGTCACGGTTCCCGAACCCTGGCAGA
Protein-coding sequences here:
- a CDS encoding GerMN domain-containing protein; translation: MKVITLLFTLIAFSTIAFGQKGSTMAIKVYFHNEKLNPEMMDCTKAFPTTRTIPKTTTPARAALDELFKGVTDEEKSKGFWSFDRESTTGIVKSLNVKNKAAYLNFTKRAFETLGNATTSCGAGFFPMVEKTLTQFPSIKKVYYAVEGNTNDFYEWMQVGECPYGKHCAKSNFK
- a CDS encoding DUF2695 domain-containing protein encodes the protein MAILRKREIENLEQLSGEELKAFLDSLPAAQHTISELLDFVEDELYEVECNHSLQYSMRYMMENRLDFGKITSWLNDNGGYCDCKVLAEIAPIWRAKFGDD